A window of the Streptomyces sp. NBC_00250 genome harbors these coding sequences:
- the serA gene encoding phosphoglycerate dehydrogenase: protein MSSKPVVLIAEELSPATVDALGPDFEIRHCNGADRAELLPAIADVDAILVRSATKVDAEAIAAANKLRVVARAGVGLDNVDVSAATKAGVMVVNAPTSNIVTAAELACGLLVATARNIPQANTALKNGEWKRSKYTGVELSEKTLGVVGLGRIGVLVAQRMSAFGMKIVAYDPYVQPARAAQMGVKLLALDELLEVADFITVHLPKTPETLGLIGDEALHKVKPSVRIVNAARGGIVDEAALFSALKEGRVAGAGLDVYAKEPCTDSPLFELDQVVCTPHLGASTDEAQEKAGIAVARSVRLALAGELVPDAVNVQGGVIAEDVKPGLPLAEKLGRIFTALAGEVAARLDVEVYGEITQHDVKVLELSALKGVFEDVVDETVSYVNAPLFAQERGVEVRLTTSSESPDHRNVVTVRGTLSNGEEVSVSGTLAGPKHLQKIVAVGDYDVDVALADHMVVLRYEDRPGVVGTVGRILGEAGLNIAGMQVARAEEGGEALVVLTVDDTVPAAVLAEISAEIGAASARSVNLI from the coding sequence GTGAGCTCGAAACCCGTCGTACTCATCGCTGAAGAGCTGTCGCCCGCCACCGTCGACGCCCTGGGCCCGGACTTCGAGATCCGGCACTGCAACGGCGCGGACCGCGCCGAACTGCTGCCCGCCATCGCCGACGTGGACGCGATCCTGGTCAGGTCCGCGACCAAGGTCGACGCCGAGGCCATCGCCGCCGCCAACAAGCTGCGGGTCGTCGCCCGCGCCGGTGTCGGTCTGGACAACGTCGACGTCTCCGCCGCCACCAAGGCCGGCGTGATGGTCGTCAACGCGCCGACGTCGAACATCGTCACCGCGGCCGAGCTCGCGTGCGGTCTGCTCGTCGCCACCGCGCGCAACATCCCGCAGGCCAACACCGCGCTGAAGAACGGCGAGTGGAAGCGCTCCAAGTACACGGGCGTCGAGCTGAGCGAGAAGACCCTCGGTGTCGTCGGCCTCGGCCGCATCGGCGTCCTGGTCGCCCAGCGCATGTCGGCCTTCGGCATGAAGATCGTCGCGTACGACCCCTACGTGCAGCCGGCCCGCGCCGCCCAGATGGGGGTGAAGCTGCTGGCCCTGGACGAGCTCCTGGAGGTCGCCGACTTCATCACCGTCCACCTGCCGAAGACCCCCGAGACCCTCGGTCTCATCGGTGACGAGGCGCTGCACAAGGTCAAGCCGTCGGTCCGCATCGTCAACGCCGCGCGCGGCGGGATCGTCGACGAGGCGGCGCTGTTCTCCGCCCTCAAGGAGGGCCGGGTCGCCGGCGCCGGTCTCGACGTGTACGCGAAGGAGCCCTGCACGGACTCCCCGCTCTTCGAGCTCGACCAGGTCGTCTGCACCCCGCACCTCGGCGCGTCCACGGACGAGGCCCAGGAGAAGGCCGGCATCGCCGTCGCCCGCTCGGTGCGCCTGGCGCTCGCCGGTGAGCTCGTCCCGGACGCGGTCAACGTCCAGGGCGGCGTCATCGCGGAGGACGTGAAGCCGGGTCTGCCGCTCGCCGAGAAGCTCGGCCGGATCTTCACCGCCCTCGCGGGCGAGGTCGCGGCCCGTCTCGACGTCGAGGTCTACGGCGAGATCACCCAGCACGATGTGAAGGTGCTCGAACTCTCCGCGCTCAAGGGCGTGTTCGAGGACGTCGTCGACGAGACGGTGTCGTACGTCAATGCCCCGCTGTTCGCGCAGGAGCGCGGTGTCGAGGTGCGTCTGACCACCTCCAGCGAGTCCCCCGACCACCGCAACGTGGTCACCGTGCGCGGCACCCTGTCGAACGGCGAGGAGGTCTCGGTCTCCGGCACGCTCGCCGGCCCCAAGCACCTCCAGAAGATCGTCGCGGTCGGCGACTACGACGTGGACGTGGCGCTCGCCGACCACATGGTGGTGCTGCGCTACGAGGACCGCCCGGGTGTCGTCGGCACGGTCGGCCGGATCCTCGGCGAGGCCGGTCTGAACATCGCGGGCATGCAGGTGGCGCGCGCGGAGGAGGGCGGCGAGGCGCTCGTCGTCCTCACCGTGGACGACACCGTCCCGGCGGCGGTGCTCGCGGAGATCTCGGCCGAGATCGGCGCGGCCTCGGCCCGCTCGGTCAACCTGATCTGA
- the ilvC gene encoding ketol-acid reductoisomerase, which translates to MAELFYDDDADLSIIQGRKVAVIGYGSQGHAHALSLRDSGVDVRVGLQEGSKSKAKAEEQGLRVVSVAEAAAEADLIMILTPDPIQAQVYEESIKDNLKEGDALFFGHGLNVRYGFIKVPEGIDVALVAPKGPGHLVRRQYEEGRGVPCIAAVEQDATGSAFALALSYAKGIGGTRAGVIKTTFTEETETDLFGEQAVLCGGTAALVKAGFETLTEAGYQPEIAYFECLHELKLIVDLMYEGGLEKMRWSVSETAEWGDYVTGPRIITDATKAEMKKVLAEIQDGTFAKEWMAEYHGGLKKYNEYKTQDENHLLETTGKELRKLMSWVNDEEA; encoded by the coding sequence GTGGCCGAGCTGTTCTACGACGACGACGCCGACCTGTCCATCATCCAGGGCCGCAAGGTCGCGGTGATCGGTTACGGCAGCCAGGGCCACGCCCACGCGCTGTCCCTCCGTGACTCCGGTGTCGACGTCCGCGTCGGTCTGCAGGAGGGCTCGAAGTCCAAGGCCAAGGCCGAGGAGCAGGGCCTGCGCGTCGTCTCCGTCGCCGAGGCCGCCGCCGAGGCCGACCTCATCATGATCCTGACCCCGGACCCGATCCAGGCCCAGGTCTACGAGGAGTCCATCAAGGACAACCTGAAGGAGGGCGACGCGCTCTTCTTCGGCCACGGTCTGAACGTCCGGTACGGCTTCATCAAGGTGCCCGAGGGCATCGACGTCGCGCTGGTCGCCCCGAAGGGCCCGGGCCACCTGGTCCGTCGTCAGTACGAGGAGGGCCGCGGCGTTCCGTGCATCGCGGCCGTCGAGCAGGACGCGACCGGCAGCGCCTTCGCGCTGGCGCTCTCGTACGCCAAGGGCATCGGCGGCACCCGCGCCGGCGTCATCAAGACGACCTTCACCGAGGAGACCGAGACCGACCTCTTCGGCGAGCAGGCCGTTCTCTGCGGTGGTACCGCGGCGCTGGTCAAGGCGGGCTTCGAGACCCTGACCGAGGCCGGCTACCAGCCGGAGATCGCGTACTTCGAGTGCCTCCACGAGCTGAAGCTCATCGTCGACCTCATGTACGAGGGCGGCCTGGAGAAGATGCGCTGGTCGGTCTCCGAGACCGCCGAGTGGGGCGACTACGTCACCGGCCCGCGGATCATCACGGACGCCACCAAGGCCGAGATGAAGAAGGTCCTCGCGGAGATCCAGGACGGCACCTTCGCCAAGGAGTGGATGGCCGAGTACCACGGCGGTCTGAAGAAGTACAACGAGTACAAGACCCAGGACGAGAACCACCTCCTGGAGACCACCGGCAAGGAGCTGCGCAAGCTCATGAGCTGGGTGAACGACGAGGAGGCGTAA